The Arachis duranensis cultivar V14167 chromosome 2, aradu.V14167.gnm2.J7QH, whole genome shotgun sequence genome has a window encoding:
- the LOC107474788 gene encoding lipoxygenase 3, chloroplastic isoform X1 yields the protein MRMVKEILGQSVVVEAFCFEASRRLCHTRQNNNKKHKISMFPSFSCSSILLPIVKRRTTFDDLISSNKSLHDGGGVTLTISASVAIKNSKEFMAMMLHYFDSFSHNTTGDRGIVMQLVSTQIDPTTMEGKLSKRAVLDWTRELLFNGGGDSERSTHKVEFEIDSNFGFPGAITVTNKYDKEIFLETISIEGGFVEFSCNSWVQPEKVNPDKRIFFTNKACLPCDTAEGVKELRKEELRQKRGDGNGMRKVMSDRVYDYDVYNDLGNLDKGIQHVRPILGTKQYPNPRRCRTGRPPVITNEKYESCVNAFMETYVPRDEVFEGVRKEALDVERVKGVTRNLIPFIRTYITKCGVFKELSEIKNIYKRRHQVDAMNHTNEENGTLSIDVNKLFQDSFEEYFKFSTPHIISGNGGCCITDEELGRQALAGVNPLSIRRLQTFPPVSDLDPSMYGPQESALKEEHIISHLDGMSVQQAIEEKKLFILDYHDAYMPFLKGINAQEDRKAYATRTILYLTRMGTLKPIAIELSLPEGEHQQQQSKQVLTPPLDATSYWLWQLAKAHVCSNDAGVHQLVHHCFRLRTHACMEPFIIAAHRQMSVTHPIFKLLKPHMKYTLQINALAREALINGGGIIESDFSTGRYSTEIISAAYKDWWRFDMEALPADLIRRGLAEPDRAQPHGIKLTIEDYPYANDGLLIWFALERMVRTYVNYYYHNGLMVRSDTELQGWYNEVINVGHGDHAHATWWPTLATPRDLISVLTTLIWIASVQHSAVNFGQYPLGGYVPMRPPLVKKLLPKEGDPEYKEFLEDPEGFLCSSLPDMFQTTKFLAVLNILSQHPEDEEYIGQRRDLSDWIGDPKIIEAFYDFSIELKRIEKEIEKRNKDQNLRNRCGAGIPPYELLIASSGPGVTCRGVPNSIST from the exons ATGAGGATGGTTAAGGAAATTTTGGGACAAAGTGTAGTGGTTGAAGCATTTTGTTTTGAAGCTTCTAGAAGATTATGTCACACtcgtcaaaataataataagaaacacaaaatttcaaTGTTTCCCAGTTTCTCTTGCTCATCAATTCTGTTGCCCATTGTGAAGAGGAGAACCACCTTTGATGATTTGATTAGTAGTAATAAGAGTCTCCATGATGGTGGTGGTGTAACATTGACGATAAGTGCAAGTGTAGCTATAAAGAATAGTAAGGAGTTCATGGCAATGATGCTTCATTACTTTGATAGTTTCAGCCATAATACAACTGGGGATAGAGGAATCGTCATGCAGCTAGTTAGCACTCAAATTGATCCCA CAACAATGGAGGGAAAGCTGAGCAAGAGAGCCGTACTGGATTGGACAAGAgaattattatttaatggaggTGGGGATAGTGAGAGGTCCACTCACAAAGTTGAATTTGAGATTGACTCTAATTTTGGATTTCCCGGAGCCATTACAGTCACAAACAAATATGACAAAGAGATCTTCTTGGAAACCATCTCCATTGAAGGAGGCTTTGTGGAATTTTCTTGCAATTCTTGGGTTCAACCTGAAAAGGTTAACCCAGATAAGAGAATTTTCTTCACCAACAAG GCATGCTTACCATGTGACACAGCAGAGGGTGTGAAGGAACTACGAAAAGAAGAGCTGAGACAAAAGAGGGGAGATGGAAATGGaatgaggaaggtgatgagtgatAGGGTTTATGACTATGATGTCTACAATGACTTGGGAAATCTAGACAAGGGCATTCAACATGTTAGGCCAATTTTGGGAACCAAACAATATCCTAATCCTAGGCGTTGTCGAACTGGCCGTCCACCTGTCATAACCA ACGAAAAATATGAGTCGTGTGTGAATGCATTCATGGAAACATACGTGCCAAGAGATGAAGTGTTTGAAGGAGTTAGAAAGGAGGCACTTGATGTGGAGAGAGTGAAAGGTGTAACAAGAAATTTGATTCCCTTCATAAGAACTTATATAACTAAGTGTGGAGTCTTTAAGGAGCTATCAGAGATTAAGAACATATACAAAAGAAGGCATCAAGTGGATGCAATGAATCATACTAATGAGGAGAATGGAACACTTTCTATTGATGTTAACAAGTTATTCCAAGATTCCTTCGAAGAGTACTTCAAATTTAGCACTCCACACATTATAAGTG gGAATGGTGGTTGCTGCATAACAGATGAAGAACTTGGGCGTCAGGCCTTGGCTGGCGTCAACCCTTTAAGCATAAGAAGGCTTCAg ACTTTTCCACCGGTGAGTGATTTGGACCCCTCCATGTATGGTCCACAAGAGTCCGCTCTAAAAGAAGAGCACATAATTAGCCACTTGGACGGCATGTCCGTACAACAG GCTATAgaggaaaagaagctattcatttTGGATTACCATGATGCTTATATGCCATTTCTAAAAGGGATCAATGCTCAAGAGGACCGAAAAGCATATGCAACTCGTACAATATTGTACTTGACTAGAATGGGAACTTTGAAACCTATTGCCATAGAGCTGAGTCTTCCTGAGGGGGagcaccaacaacaacaatccaaACAGGTTCTAACACCTCCATTGGATGCCACTTCTTATTGGTTGTGGCAACTTGCCAAAGCACATGTTTGCTCCAATGATGCTGGAGTTCACCAACTTGTTCATCACTG cTTTAGGTTGAGGACCCACGCGTGCATGGAGCCATTCATCATAGCAGCACATCGCCAGATGAGTGTCACGCACCCTATCTTCAAGCTCCTAAAGCCTCATATGAAATACACACTGCAGATAAATGCATTGGCTCGCGAGGCTCTTATCAATGGTGGAGGCATCATTGAATCTGACTTCTCTACCGGCAGATACAGCACTGAGATCATCTCGGCCGCTTACAAAGATTGGTGGCGTTTTGACATGGAAGCCCTCCCAGCTGATCTTATTAGAAG GGGACTAGCAGAACCAGACAGAGCACAACCTCATGGGATAAAACTTACAATTGAAGATTACCCTTATGCAAATGATGGGCTTCTTATTTGGTTTGCTTTGGAGAGGATGGTTAGAACTTATGTGAACTACTACTACCATAATGGCCTAATGGTACGGTCGGACACTGAACTCCAAGGGTGGTACAATGAGGTCATCAACGTAGGCCATGGTGATCATGCACATGCTACTTGGTGGCCAACACTTGCCACTCCCAGAGATCTTATCTCAGTCCTCACCACACTCATTTGGATTGCTTCAGTTCAGCATTCAGCAGTGAATTTTGGGCAGTACCCTCTTGGCGGGTACGTCCCGATGCGCCCGCCGCTGGTGAAGAAGCTGCTACCCAAGGAAGGAGATCCAGAGTACAAGGAGTTCTTGGAGGATCCCGAAGGTTTCTTGTGTTCTTCCCTGCCAGATATGTTTCAAACCACCAAGTTTCTTGCAGTGCTTAACATACTCTCTCAGCATCCGGAGGATGAAGAATACATAGGGCAGAGAAGGGACTTGTCAGATTGGATTGGTGACCCTAAAATCATAGAGGCATTCTATGATTTCTCCATAGAGCTAAAGAGAATAGAGAAGGAGATTGAGAAGAGGAATAAAGACCAGAATCTTAGAAACAGATGCGGTGCTGGGATTCCACCATATGAATTGCTTATAGCTAGCTCTGGTCCTGGAGTTACTTGTAGAGGGGTGCCTAATAGCATAAGTACATAG
- the LOC107474788 gene encoding lipoxygenase 3, chloroplastic isoform X2: MRMVKEILGQSVVVEAFCFEASRRLCHTRQNNNKKHKISMFPSFSCSSILLPIVKRRTTFDDLISSNKSLHDGGGVTLTISASVAIKNSKEFMAMMLHYFDSFSHNTTGDRGIVMQLVSTQIDPTTMEGKLSKRAVLDWTRELLFNGGGDSERSTHKVEFEIDSNFGFPGAITVTNKYDKEIFLETISIEGGFVEFSCNSWVQPEKVNPDKRIFFTNKACLPCDTAEGVKELRKEELRQKRGDGNGMRKVMSDRVYDYDVYNDLGNLDKGIQHVRPILGTKQYPNPRRCRTGRPPVITNEKYESCVNAFMETYVPRDEVFEGVRKEALDVERVKGVTRNLIPFIRTYITKCGVFKELSEIKNIYKRRHQVDAMNHTNEENGTLSIDVNKLFQDSFEEYFKFSTPHIISGNGGCCITDEELGRQALAGVNPLSIRRLQTFPPVSDLDPSMYGPQESALKEEHIISHLDGMSVQQAIEEKKLFILDYHDAYMPFLKGINAQEDRKAYATRTILYLTRMGTLKPIAIELSLPEGEHQQQQSKQVLTPPLDATSYWLWQLAKAHVCSNDAGVHQLVHHWLRTHACMEPFIIAAHRQMSVTHPIFKLLKPHMKYTLQINALAREALINGGGIIESDFSTGRYSTEIISAAYKDWWRFDMEALPADLIRRGLAEPDRAQPHGIKLTIEDYPYANDGLLIWFALERMVRTYVNYYYHNGLMVRSDTELQGWYNEVINVGHGDHAHATWWPTLATPRDLISVLTTLIWIASVQHSAVNFGQYPLGGYVPMRPPLVKKLLPKEGDPEYKEFLEDPEGFLCSSLPDMFQTTKFLAVLNILSQHPEDEEYIGQRRDLSDWIGDPKIIEAFYDFSIELKRIEKEIEKRNKDQNLRNRCGAGIPPYELLIASSGPGVTCRGVPNSIST, from the exons ATGAGGATGGTTAAGGAAATTTTGGGACAAAGTGTAGTGGTTGAAGCATTTTGTTTTGAAGCTTCTAGAAGATTATGTCACACtcgtcaaaataataataagaaacacaaaatttcaaTGTTTCCCAGTTTCTCTTGCTCATCAATTCTGTTGCCCATTGTGAAGAGGAGAACCACCTTTGATGATTTGATTAGTAGTAATAAGAGTCTCCATGATGGTGGTGGTGTAACATTGACGATAAGTGCAAGTGTAGCTATAAAGAATAGTAAGGAGTTCATGGCAATGATGCTTCATTACTTTGATAGTTTCAGCCATAATACAACTGGGGATAGAGGAATCGTCATGCAGCTAGTTAGCACTCAAATTGATCCCA CAACAATGGAGGGAAAGCTGAGCAAGAGAGCCGTACTGGATTGGACAAGAgaattattatttaatggaggTGGGGATAGTGAGAGGTCCACTCACAAAGTTGAATTTGAGATTGACTCTAATTTTGGATTTCCCGGAGCCATTACAGTCACAAACAAATATGACAAAGAGATCTTCTTGGAAACCATCTCCATTGAAGGAGGCTTTGTGGAATTTTCTTGCAATTCTTGGGTTCAACCTGAAAAGGTTAACCCAGATAAGAGAATTTTCTTCACCAACAAG GCATGCTTACCATGTGACACAGCAGAGGGTGTGAAGGAACTACGAAAAGAAGAGCTGAGACAAAAGAGGGGAGATGGAAATGGaatgaggaaggtgatgagtgatAGGGTTTATGACTATGATGTCTACAATGACTTGGGAAATCTAGACAAGGGCATTCAACATGTTAGGCCAATTTTGGGAACCAAACAATATCCTAATCCTAGGCGTTGTCGAACTGGCCGTCCACCTGTCATAACCA ACGAAAAATATGAGTCGTGTGTGAATGCATTCATGGAAACATACGTGCCAAGAGATGAAGTGTTTGAAGGAGTTAGAAAGGAGGCACTTGATGTGGAGAGAGTGAAAGGTGTAACAAGAAATTTGATTCCCTTCATAAGAACTTATATAACTAAGTGTGGAGTCTTTAAGGAGCTATCAGAGATTAAGAACATATACAAAAGAAGGCATCAAGTGGATGCAATGAATCATACTAATGAGGAGAATGGAACACTTTCTATTGATGTTAACAAGTTATTCCAAGATTCCTTCGAAGAGTACTTCAAATTTAGCACTCCACACATTATAAGTG gGAATGGTGGTTGCTGCATAACAGATGAAGAACTTGGGCGTCAGGCCTTGGCTGGCGTCAACCCTTTAAGCATAAGAAGGCTTCAg ACTTTTCCACCGGTGAGTGATTTGGACCCCTCCATGTATGGTCCACAAGAGTCCGCTCTAAAAGAAGAGCACATAATTAGCCACTTGGACGGCATGTCCGTACAACAG GCTATAgaggaaaagaagctattcatttTGGATTACCATGATGCTTATATGCCATTTCTAAAAGGGATCAATGCTCAAGAGGACCGAAAAGCATATGCAACTCGTACAATATTGTACTTGACTAGAATGGGAACTTTGAAACCTATTGCCATAGAGCTGAGTCTTCCTGAGGGGGagcaccaacaacaacaatccaaACAGGTTCTAACACCTCCATTGGATGCCACTTCTTATTGGTTGTGGCAACTTGCCAAAGCACATGTTTGCTCCAATGATGCTGGAGTTCACCAACTTGTTCATCACTG GTTGAGGACCCACGCGTGCATGGAGCCATTCATCATAGCAGCACATCGCCAGATGAGTGTCACGCACCCTATCTTCAAGCTCCTAAAGCCTCATATGAAATACACACTGCAGATAAATGCATTGGCTCGCGAGGCTCTTATCAATGGTGGAGGCATCATTGAATCTGACTTCTCTACCGGCAGATACAGCACTGAGATCATCTCGGCCGCTTACAAAGATTGGTGGCGTTTTGACATGGAAGCCCTCCCAGCTGATCTTATTAGAAG GGGACTAGCAGAACCAGACAGAGCACAACCTCATGGGATAAAACTTACAATTGAAGATTACCCTTATGCAAATGATGGGCTTCTTATTTGGTTTGCTTTGGAGAGGATGGTTAGAACTTATGTGAACTACTACTACCATAATGGCCTAATGGTACGGTCGGACACTGAACTCCAAGGGTGGTACAATGAGGTCATCAACGTAGGCCATGGTGATCATGCACATGCTACTTGGTGGCCAACACTTGCCACTCCCAGAGATCTTATCTCAGTCCTCACCACACTCATTTGGATTGCTTCAGTTCAGCATTCAGCAGTGAATTTTGGGCAGTACCCTCTTGGCGGGTACGTCCCGATGCGCCCGCCGCTGGTGAAGAAGCTGCTACCCAAGGAAGGAGATCCAGAGTACAAGGAGTTCTTGGAGGATCCCGAAGGTTTCTTGTGTTCTTCCCTGCCAGATATGTTTCAAACCACCAAGTTTCTTGCAGTGCTTAACATACTCTCTCAGCATCCGGAGGATGAAGAATACATAGGGCAGAGAAGGGACTTGTCAGATTGGATTGGTGACCCTAAAATCATAGAGGCATTCTATGATTTCTCCATAGAGCTAAAGAGAATAGAGAAGGAGATTGAGAAGAGGAATAAAGACCAGAATCTTAGAAACAGATGCGGTGCTGGGATTCCACCATATGAATTGCTTATAGCTAGCTCTGGTCCTGGAGTTACTTGTAGAGGGGTGCCTAATAGCATAAGTACATAG